One part of the Ziziphus jujuba cultivar Dongzao chromosome 2, ASM3175591v1 genome encodes these proteins:
- the LOC107417670 gene encoding carotenoid 9,10(9',10')-cleavage dioxygenase 1 isoform X2, whose product MAAVGVEEKKHENGGGIVVLNPKPNKGVTSKVVDWVEKLIVKFMYDPSQPLHYLSGNFAPVPNETPPTKDLPVIGYLPDCLNGEFVRVGPNPKFSPVAGYHCMVHGLRIKNGKATYVSRYVRTSRIKQEEYFGGAKFMKIGDLKGFFGLLMVNMQMLRAKLKVLDVSYGTGTANTALVYHHGKLLALSEADKPYVLKVLEDGDLQTIGLLDYDKRLAHSFTAHPKVDPFTGEMFTFGYSHTPPYITYRVISKDGFMHDPVPITVSQPIMMHDFAITENYAIFMDLPLYFRPKEMVKENTLIFTFDSTKKARFGVLPRYAKDELLIKWFELPNCFIFHNANAWEEEDEVVLITCRLENPNLDMVSGTVKEKLENFSNQLYEMRFNLKNGLASQKKLSAPAVDFPRVNESYTGRKQRFVYGTILDSIAKVTGIVKFDLHAEPEIGKTSLEVGENVQGIYDLGPGRFGSEAVYVPRVPGVTSEEDDGYLILFVHDEKSGKSAVHVINAKTMSADPVAVVDLPHRVPYGFHAFFVTEEQLIEQSKL is encoded by the exons ATGGCAGCGGTGGGGGTGGAGGAGAAGAAGCACGAAAATGGAGGAGGAATAGTGGTGCTGAATCCGAAGCCGAATAAGGGAGTGACATCGAAGGTGGTAGATTGGGTAGAGAAGCTGATAGTGAAGTTCATGTATGATCCATCTCAGCCTCTTCATTATCTCTCCGGTAACTTTGCTCCGGTTCCTAACGAAACTCCTCCTACCAAGGACCTTCCCGTCATCGGTTACCTTCCC GATTGCTTAAATGGAGAATTTGTCCGTGTGGGTCCTAACCCAAAATTTTCACCTGTTGCTGGATATCACTG CATGGTTCATGGTCTGCGCATTAAAAATGGGAAAGCAACATATGTCTCACGTTATGTACGAACATCGCGTATTAAACAAGAAGAATATTTTGGAGGTGCTAAATTTATGAAG ATTGGAGACCTTAAGGGGTTTTTCGGTTTACTTATGGTTAACATGCAAATGCTGAGAGCAAAATTGAAAGTATTGGATGTTTCTTATGGAACTGGAACTG CTAATACAGCTCTAGTATATCATCATGGGAAACTGTTGGCACTTTCAGAGGCAGACAAACCGT ATGTTCTTAAAGTCTTAGAAGATGGAGATTTACAAACAATTGGCTTGTTAGATTATGACAAGAGATTAGCTCATTCTTTCACTGCTCATCCAAAGGTTGACCCATTTACTG GTGAAATGTTTACATTTGGTTATTCGCATACTCCTCCATATATCACTTACAGAGTTATTTCCAAGGATGGTTTTATGCATGATCCAGTACCTATAACAGTATCACAACCCATCATGATGCATGACTTTGCTATTACTGAAAACTATGCAATTTTCATGGATCTTCCGCTGTATTTCAGACCAAAG GAAATGGTGAAGGAAAATACGCTGATATTCACATTTGATTCAACCAAAAAGGCTCGCTTTGGTGTACTTCCACGATATGCAAAAGATGAGCTGTTAATCAAATGGTTTGAGCTTCCAAATTGCTTCATATTCCACAATG CCAATGCATGGGAGGAGGAAGATGAAGTAGTTTTGATCACTTGCCGCCTTGAGAATCCAAATTTGGACATGGTCAGCGGAACTGTCAAAGAAAAGcttgaaaatttctcaaatcaGCT GTATGAGATGAGattcaatttgaaaaatggtctTGCGTCTCAGAAGAAACTATCAGCACCGGCTGTAGATTTTCCAAGGGTCAATGAGAGCTACACTGGCAG GAAACAACGTTTTGTATATGGAACCATACTGGACAGCATTGCAAAAGTTACAGGGATTGTGAAGTTTGACCTGCATGCTGAACCAGAGATTGGAAAGACAAGTCTTGAGGTTGGAGAAAATGTTCAAGGCATCTATGACCTGGGACCTGGACGATTTGGTTCAGAGGCTGTATATGTTCCTCGTGTGCCAGGAGTTACTTCTGAAGAAGATGATGGCTACTTAATACTCTTTGTACATGATGAGAAATCTGG AAAATCAGCAGTTCATGTGATCAATGCAAAAACAATGTCGGCTGATCCTGTTGCAGTTGTTGATTTGCCCCATAGAGTTCCATATGGATTTCATGCTTTCTTTGTGACAGAG GAGCAACTGATAGAGCAATCGAAACTCTAA
- the LOC107417670 gene encoding carotenoid 9,10(9',10')-cleavage dioxygenase 1 isoform X1 has translation MAAVGVEEKKHENGGGIVVLNPKPNKGVTSKVVDWVEKLIVKFMYDPSQPLHYLSGNFAPVPNETPPTKDLPVIGYLPDCLNGEFVRVGPNPKFSPVAGYHWFDGDGMVHGLRIKNGKATYVSRYVRTSRIKQEEYFGGAKFMKIGDLKGFFGLLMVNMQMLRAKLKVLDVSYGTGTANTALVYHHGKLLALSEADKPYVLKVLEDGDLQTIGLLDYDKRLAHSFTAHPKVDPFTGEMFTFGYSHTPPYITYRVISKDGFMHDPVPITVSQPIMMHDFAITENYAIFMDLPLYFRPKEMVKENTLIFTFDSTKKARFGVLPRYAKDELLIKWFELPNCFIFHNANAWEEEDEVVLITCRLENPNLDMVSGTVKEKLENFSNQLYEMRFNLKNGLASQKKLSAPAVDFPRVNESYTGRKQRFVYGTILDSIAKVTGIVKFDLHAEPEIGKTSLEVGENVQGIYDLGPGRFGSEAVYVPRVPGVTSEEDDGYLILFVHDEKSGKSAVHVINAKTMSADPVAVVDLPHRVPYGFHAFFVTEEQLIEQSKL, from the exons ATGGCAGCGGTGGGGGTGGAGGAGAAGAAGCACGAAAATGGAGGAGGAATAGTGGTGCTGAATCCGAAGCCGAATAAGGGAGTGACATCGAAGGTGGTAGATTGGGTAGAGAAGCTGATAGTGAAGTTCATGTATGATCCATCTCAGCCTCTTCATTATCTCTCCGGTAACTTTGCTCCGGTTCCTAACGAAACTCCTCCTACCAAGGACCTTCCCGTCATCGGTTACCTTCCC GATTGCTTAAATGGAGAATTTGTCCGTGTGGGTCCTAACCCAAAATTTTCACCTGTTGCTGGATATCACTG GTTTGATGGAGATGG CATGGTTCATGGTCTGCGCATTAAAAATGGGAAAGCAACATATGTCTCACGTTATGTACGAACATCGCGTATTAAACAAGAAGAATATTTTGGAGGTGCTAAATTTATGAAG ATTGGAGACCTTAAGGGGTTTTTCGGTTTACTTATGGTTAACATGCAAATGCTGAGAGCAAAATTGAAAGTATTGGATGTTTCTTATGGAACTGGAACTG CTAATACAGCTCTAGTATATCATCATGGGAAACTGTTGGCACTTTCAGAGGCAGACAAACCGT ATGTTCTTAAAGTCTTAGAAGATGGAGATTTACAAACAATTGGCTTGTTAGATTATGACAAGAGATTAGCTCATTCTTTCACTGCTCATCCAAAGGTTGACCCATTTACTG GTGAAATGTTTACATTTGGTTATTCGCATACTCCTCCATATATCACTTACAGAGTTATTTCCAAGGATGGTTTTATGCATGATCCAGTACCTATAACAGTATCACAACCCATCATGATGCATGACTTTGCTATTACTGAAAACTATGCAATTTTCATGGATCTTCCGCTGTATTTCAGACCAAAG GAAATGGTGAAGGAAAATACGCTGATATTCACATTTGATTCAACCAAAAAGGCTCGCTTTGGTGTACTTCCACGATATGCAAAAGATGAGCTGTTAATCAAATGGTTTGAGCTTCCAAATTGCTTCATATTCCACAATG CCAATGCATGGGAGGAGGAAGATGAAGTAGTTTTGATCACTTGCCGCCTTGAGAATCCAAATTTGGACATGGTCAGCGGAACTGTCAAAGAAAAGcttgaaaatttctcaaatcaGCT GTATGAGATGAGattcaatttgaaaaatggtctTGCGTCTCAGAAGAAACTATCAGCACCGGCTGTAGATTTTCCAAGGGTCAATGAGAGCTACACTGGCAG GAAACAACGTTTTGTATATGGAACCATACTGGACAGCATTGCAAAAGTTACAGGGATTGTGAAGTTTGACCTGCATGCTGAACCAGAGATTGGAAAGACAAGTCTTGAGGTTGGAGAAAATGTTCAAGGCATCTATGACCTGGGACCTGGACGATTTGGTTCAGAGGCTGTATATGTTCCTCGTGTGCCAGGAGTTACTTCTGAAGAAGATGATGGCTACTTAATACTCTTTGTACATGATGAGAAATCTGG AAAATCAGCAGTTCATGTGATCAATGCAAAAACAATGTCGGCTGATCCTGTTGCAGTTGTTGATTTGCCCCATAGAGTTCCATATGGATTTCATGCTTTCTTTGTGACAGAG GAGCAACTGATAGAGCAATCGAAACTCTAA